A genomic region of Candidozyma auris chromosome 5, complete sequence contains the following coding sequences:
- the CUP9 gene encoding transcription factor CUP9 has protein sequence MNNRVTLPPISDIFTNKNVGALPQQQPQFAIQRPLVTGPAPPAYAAMPVYSYQYMYNSPPHYHPSPYGNASYTPYVAAPASGSGSQSEVSGSLSLHRDSTSSERRPSVASPTSPGSPSSKSSTPETSSLATRARTRNNLPKETTYILLKWLNDHLNHPYPNSFEKTQLMMTTGLNQQQLSNWFINARRRKIKLLRQKKQAERN, from the coding sequence ATGAACAACAGAGTCACTTTACCTCCAATCTCAGAtatcttcaccaacaagaacgTGGGCGCTTTaccacagcagcagcccCAGTTCGCCATCCAGAGACCCCTTGTCACGGGGCCTGCTCCCCCAGCATACGCGGCGATGCCCGTTTACCTGTACCAGTACATGTACAACTCGCCCCCACACTACCATCCTTCGCCTTATGGCAACGCTTCATATACCCCATACGTGGCAGCTCCAGCGTCAGGAAGCGGGAGCCAAAGCGAAGTCTCTGGGTCTTTGTCTTTGCACAGGGACCTGACGAGCAGCGAGCGCCGCCCGCTGGTTGCGCTGCCCACGTCACCAGGGCTGCCTTCGTCAAAGTCGCTGACGCCAGAAACAAGCAGTTTGGCTACAAGAGCCAGAACGAGAAACAACTTGCCCAAGGAAACTACGTatattttgttgaagtggcTCAACGACCACTTGAACCACCCATACCCCAATTCGTTTGAAAAGACGcagttgatgatgaccaCAGGGCTCAATCAGCAGCAGTTGAGTAACTGGTTTATTAATGCTAGGAGAAGgaagatcaagttgttacgccagaagaagcaggctGAAAGAAACTAA
- the EXO70 gene encoding GTP-Rho binding exocyst subunit EXO70, whose translation MNVDIDEADVAVLTQNLSRSKELFNDITKRLHTISTKTSSASTTIKPVLSEFNALTSKKRSVDEGLQLLKDVSLYAGRAAESQRLLTSPIETVGTVKYLQCLSESYDLSREMKKEIHQFDNVVVTFANVVDKAEINVVSHFTKLVSSIDLDGGAVAKQADIVAVLAFFSNKGNLRGMQFQKRAANMPYERGSNGVAQYVDELNKAASALYQVSTELSVSDTPVARNAVAQYLDNRVAKILGLYCNFLESNGVTGQDLVILDVLDNLAILDDHLGKVVNCNLGVSKVAFSEYTRLLNIAQGLLSEWVRYVESRVLALEKCTDQSIPEVVVEVLSRIRRIAEYDSVSLLMEDMKLGSWLDVKPPLQFISVYTSVIPGAEGDATNRKAFLISSYISDLIDELMVNIEIRLKEQSGDNGLRKSTQGFLLVKNIVMIETIVNRSEGLYKKLRVVGQERLQRLKNRFLKLFLDDWNYASYIIIRDMTQITTTNAQHGGQNSNKEREQVKELFKNFNESFEEALKNYEKFNIQEKDLRNYLSSEIKKLIINAYNKLYDKYGSGDFTKNKAKYVKYDKVSFERLLNEKL comes from the exons ATGAATGTTGACATTGACGAAGCCGACGTGGCTGTACTCACACAAAATCTCTCGCGGTCTaaggagcttttcaacGATATCACAAAGAGACTTCACAccatctccacaaaaacGTCCTCCGCCTCAACAACAATCAAGCCCGTATTGAGTGAGTTCAATGCGCTTACGTCGAAGAAGCGCTCTGTTGATGAGGGATTGCAGCTTTTAAAAGATGTTTCTTTGTATGCTGGTCGTGCTGCTGAATCCCAGAGGCTTCTCACGAGTCCCATAGAAACCGTGGGCACAGTCAAGTATCTACAGTGTTTGCTGGAGTCGTACGACTTGTCCAgagaaatgaagaaagaaatcCACCAATTTGACAATGTGGTGGTAACGTTTGCCAATGTAGTGGACAAGGCAGAGATCAATGTCGTTAGTCATTTTACGAAACTAGTGCTGTCAATTGACCTTGATGGAGGCGCAGTTGCCAAACAGGCCGACATTGTGGCCGTGCTTGCAtttttctccaacaaaggTAATTTAC GAGGCATGCAATTTCAGAAACGTGCCGCCAACATGCCTTATGAAAGAGGCAGCAACGGTGTGGCCCAATATGTGGATGAGTTGAACAAAGCTGCAAGTGCTCTCTACCAGGTCAGCACAGAGCTACTGGTGCTGGACACGCCGGTTGCGAGAAATGCAGTGGCTCAGTATTTGGACAACCGAGTTGCCAAGATCCTTGGCTTATACTGTAATTTTTTGGAGCTGAACGGCGTAACAGGCCAGGATCTCGTGATTTTGGACGTATTGGACAATCTTGCTATCCTCGATGACCATTTGGGTAAGGTTGTGAATTGCAACTTGGGGGTGAGTAAAGTCGCTTTCAGTGAGTACACTCGTCTTCTCAATATTGCCCAGGGCTTGCTAAGCGAGTGGGTCAGGTACGTGGAGAGCAGAGTGCTAGCTTTGGAGAAGTGTACAGACCAAAGTATCCCTGAAGTTGTTGTGGAAGTGTTATCGAGAATCCGAAGGATCGCCGAGTACGACTCTGTATCGCTTTTAATGGAGGACATGAAGCTTGGCAGCTGGCTTGATGTGAAGCCCCCTTTGCAATTTATTTCAGTTTACACCTCTGTGATCCCCGGAGCTGAAGGTGATGCTACCAACAGAAAAGCGTTCCTAATCTCTTCATATATTCTGGACCTCATCGATGAGCTCATGGTGAATATCGAAATCCGGTTGAAGGAGCAGTCTGGCGATAATGGCCTTCGAAAGCTGACGCAAGGGTTTTTGCTCGTAAAGAACATTGTCATGATCGAAACTATCGTCAACCGCCTGGAGGGTCTCTACAAGAAACTCCGAGTCGTTGGCCAGGAAAGGCTTCAGCGCTTGAAAAACAGGTTCCTCAAACTCTTCTTGGATGACTGGAATTACGCCTCGTACATCATCATCCGCGACATGACGCAGATTACTACCACCAATGCTCAGCATGGTGGACAAAACAGcaacaaggaaagagaGCAGGTGaaggagcttttcaagaacttcaacGAGCTGTTTGAAGAGGCGCTCAAGAACTACGAGAAATTCAACATTCAAGAGAAGGATTTGCGGAACTACCTTTCAAGCgagatcaaaaagctcatcatcaatgccTACAACAAGTTGTATGATAAGTACGGAAGCGGCGATTTCACCAAGAATAAGGCCAAGTACGTCAAGTACGACAAGGTGCTGTTTGAGCGGTTGTTGAACGAGAAGCTTTAA
- the LIG1 gene encoding tRNA ligase: MLEPIPVFRDSAEDLRDFFVDLENSLIKIRKERSTRKQYKFPTTNGEAVVDSWKFNEFAYGTDIELPSQARGLFTRDGKIIARGYDKFFNVGEVEKSKLEHLQKLKGPFALTMKENGCIVFLSGLEDGTLVVCSKHVTGEPVIESDGKGSRHYERAKKTVYEHLEKAGKLAEELATFLYKHNITAVAELCDDDFEEHIIEYPKELAGLYLHGINANTIQFHSYPMKNVYAVADYFGFKRVYYEQYDSFDTLWSFLEEKSKTGIFQGREIEGFVIRAKDKEDDDFFFKYKFEEPYALYRTFREVTKDLITKRRAKVQLILEQRKHARIVQAYLDFVEKLFSEQPELAEQYLEEKGIIKVRKMFLKDIGLDQQDGMGLVALNESEKLTKRFNEFFEEVKFRYILFPIAVVGCGKTTVFRTLANLFPKWQHFQNDNYSAPKEFRNSCVKSLADSPLLLLDRNNSSRKERQSLIDDIFQMRCNVLVPNVGLRFVGINLTACDDKEKFSKVIRERIEARGDNHQCVNAKTERQKTERIILSMEARLQPPTLVASAPKNKVVKGEDLESPDDSFYSMINFDITKSSSLEIAKEIWAYLSQLQQFNDERDPTEEEWQRAYQEALDYKPTFKKVVSSKNLGDKRPEYYGVRIEDVSGLIDGVSTKLGEQKMWQSMRANDRVQRELHVTIGHKNSIYAFPSLKDKWNELARRFAMQVAKKESKEDKFVPVKFFCDVHVKKLVVFDNKLVTLSVQIPQTYKKEGENIILQNPALEPLNEHLHITVGTVSSSVSNADSNVLLHELSKKYGDVLADGEYPLKETIARVYSFDRLLEKQQVFIFF; the protein is encoded by the coding sequence ATGTTAGAGCCAATTCCCGTATTTCGTGACTCTGCTGAGGATTTGAGAGACTTCTTCGTTGATTTGGAGAACTCTCTTATCAAAATCAGAAAGGAGAGAAGTACAAGGAAACAGTACAAGTTCCCGACCACTAATGGAGAAGCGGTGGTTGATTCATGGAAGTTCAACGAATTCGCCTATGGTACTGATATAGAGCTTCCCAGTCAAGCTAGAGGCTTGTTCACGCGAGATGGCAAGATCATTGCAAGAGGCTACGATaaattcttcaatgtgggagaggttgaaaaatctAAGCTTGAACACCTCCAGAAACTAAAAGGGCCCTTTGCGCTAACCATGAAGGAAAATGGGTGCATTGTATTCCTCTCCGGTCTTGAAGACGGAACGCTTGTCGTTTGCTCAAAACATGTGACAGGAGAGCCAGTCATAGAGAGTGATGGTAAAGGCTCTAGGCACTACGAAAGGGCCAAGAAAACCGTCTATGAGCATCTAGAGAAAGCAGGGAAACTTGCCGAAGAATTGGCCACCTTCTTGTACAAACACAACATCACAGCAGTCGCTGAACTTTGCGACGATGATTTCGAAGAGCATATTATAGAGTATCCTAAAGAGTTGGCAGGGCTTTACTTACACGGTATCAACGCCAACACCATCCAGTTTCATTCTTACCCAATGAAGAATGTGTACGCTGTCGCAGACTACTTTGGGTTCAAGAGGGTGTACTATGAGCAGTATGACTCGTTTGACACCCTTTGGctgtttcttgaagagaagagtaAGACGGGTATCtttcaaggaagagagatCGAAGGATTTGTCATTCGAGCCAAAGATAAGGAAGACGatgactttttcttcaagtataAATTTGAAGAGCCCTATGCGTTATATCGTACATTTAGAGAGGTTACCAAGGacctcatcaccaagaGGAGGGCCAAGGTACAACTCattcttgagcaaagaaaacatGCCAGAATTGTCCAAGCGTATCTTGACTTCGTCGAAAAGTTATTTTCGGAGCAGCCTGAATTAGCAGAACAGTATCTCGAAGAGAAGGGTATTATCAAAGTTAGAAAAATGTTTCTCAAGGATATTGGTCTTGATCAGCAAGATGGTATGGGATTGGTTGCCTTGAACGAGAGCGAAAAGCTCACTAAACGATTCAatgaattttttgaagaagtgaaaTTCAGGTACATCTTATTTCCGATTGCCGTTGTTGGCTGTGGTAAGACCACCGTCTTCAGAACCCTTGCTAACTTATTTCCCAAATGGCAACACTTCCAAAACGACAATTACAGTGCTCCAAAAGAGTTTAGAAACTCGTGCGTGAAGTCTCTTGCCGACCTGCCACTATTACTCCTCGACAGAAACAACAGTCTGAGAAAAGAGAGACAAAGTTTAATAGATGACATCTTCCAGATGCGCTGTAATGTGCTCGTTCCTAATGTGGGTCTACGCTTCGTGGGAATCAATCTCACCGCATGCGATgacaaagagaagtttTCGAAGGTAATAAGAGAACGTATCGAGGCTCGTGGTGACAATCATCAATGCGTCAACGCCAAAACAGAGAGACAAAAGACGGAAAGAATCATCCTCTCTATGGAGGCGCGTCTTCAACCACCTACGCTTGTTGCTTCTGCACCAAAGAATAAGGTCGTCAAAGGCGAAGATCTTGAATCTCCAGATGACCTGTTTTACTCAATGATAAATTTcgacatcaccaaactGTCATCTTTGGAAATCGCCAAGGAAATCTGGGCATATCTATCACAGCTTCAGCAGTTTAATGATGAGCGTGATCCTACAGAGGAGGAATGGCAAAGAGCATACCAAGAAGCCCTTGACTATAAGCCAACCTTCAAAAAAGTGGTTTCTTCCAAGAACTTAGGTGACAAGAGACCAGAGTATTATGGCGTTCGAATAGAAGACGTGAGCGGGTTGATTGATGGAGTGAGTACTAAACTTGGTGAGCAAAAGATGTGGCAGTCCATGAGAGCAAATGACAGAGTTCAAAGAGAGCTCCATGTAACCATTGGCCACAAGAACAGCATTTATGCGTTTCCTTCGCTAAAAGATAAGTGGAATGAGTTGGCCCGCAGATTCGCCATgcaagttgcaaagaaagagtcTAAAGAGGACAAATTTGTTCCAGTCAAGTTCTTCTGCGACGTGcatgtgaagaagttggtaGTGTTCGACAACAAACTAGTGACTTTATCAGTTCAAATACCTCAGACATACAAGAAGGAGGGGGAGAACATCATCCTTCAAAACCCAGCTCTAGAGCCGCTAAACGAGCACCTTCATATCACTGTGGGCAccgtctcttcttcggtaAGTAATGCAGACCTGAACGTCTTGCTTCATGAGTTACTGAAAAAATACGGTGACGTCTTAGCGGACGGAGAGTATCCTCTTAAAGAGACAATCGCCAGAGTATATTCGTTTGACAGGCTTCTAGAGAAACAGCAGgtatttatttttttttag
- a CDS encoding pantothenate kinase → MVKQLLVDNIDFDSVPAGTIKIDCSGAYIANDHLIRGQYGLTQSSSPSPSESSESESEEESGPSASTSAVRLAQQMVTCPSTDSVNAQNIALPQHNSDIIHMSVDIGGTLTKLVKLHFQDFQTGNFEKEALSHMIQLIRKSIINKSNPPITYVMATGGGAHKFCKLMVSVFKTHRFPIQIVRKDEMECLIKGLDWLITKIPNEIFTYDLTANQIKFITSPYTTEDQIYPYLLVNIGSGVSMVKVTGPGPHGFERIGGSSLGGGTLWGLLSLLTDAKDYTEMLEMAQRGNNENIDLLVGDIYGTSYNKIGLKSTHIASSFAKVFKKLRFSKQGKPLTPSEKLAQFKQEDIARSLLYSISNNIGQIAYLQALRFDLKRIYFGGSYISGHMQTIHTLSYAVNFWSKGDMKSYFLRHEGYLGSVGAFMMGPNGDVHNGCSKH, encoded by the exons ATGGTCAAGCAGCTCCTCGTCGACAACATAGACTTCGACTCGGTGCCCGCAGGCACCATCAAAATTGACTGTCTGGGCGCGTACATCGCCAATGACCATTTAATCCGGGGCCAGTATGGGCTTACTCAGAGCTCGCTGCCGCTGCCGCTGGAACTGAGTGAAAGTGAGtctgaggaagaaagtggGCCACTGGCGTCGACACTGGCTGTGCGTTTGGCGCAGCAAATGGTCACTTGTCCAAGCACAGACTCGGTGAACGCTCAGAACATTGCGTTGCCTCAGCATAACTCAGACATCATCCACATGAGCGTGGATATCGGGGGGACCTTGACCAAACTCGT GAAGTTGCACTTTCAGGATTTCCAGACGGGCAATTTCGAAAAGGAAGCCCTCTCGCATATGATCCAGCTCATTCGCAAgtccatcatcaacaagctgaACCCGCCAATCACGTATGTCATGGCCACAGGAGGCGGTGCTCATAAATTTTGCAAGTTGATGGTGCTGGTTTTTAAGACTCATCGCTTTCCTATTCAGATTGTCCGTAAAGACGAGATGGAGTGCCTCATCAAGGGCCTCGACTGGctcatcaccaagatcCCCAACGAGATCTTCACCTACGATCTCACCGCCAACCAAATCAAATTCATCACTAGCCCTTATACTACGGAGGACCAAATATACCCGTATTTGCTCGTGAACATTGGCTCTGGTGTTTCCATGGTGAAAGTCACTGGCCCCGGTCCCCACGGCTTTGAGCGTATTGGAGGTTCGTCTCTTGGCGGGGGCACTTTGTGGGGGCTCCTCTCGCTCCTTACAGACGCAAAAGATTACACGGAGATGTTGGAGATGGCCCAACGAGGCAATAACGAGAACATCGATCTTTTGGTTGGTGATATCTACGGCACCAGCTATAACAAAATCGGATTGAAGTCCACCCACATTGCATCTTCGTTTGCCAAAgtgttcaagaagcttcgcTTTTCCAAACAGGGAAAGCCGCTCACGCCCAGCGAGAAGTTGGCGCAGTTCAAGCAAGAGGACATAGCCAGGTCCCTTTTGTACCTGATTTCCAACAACATAGGTCAGATTGCGTACTTGCAAGCGCTTCGGTTCGATCTCAAGCGTATTTATTTTGGAGGCAGTTACATCCTGGGGCACATGCAAACTATCCACACATTGAGTTACGCTGTGAATTTCTGGTCCAAGGGCGACATGAAGTCGTATTTTCTTCGGCACGAAGGATACTTGGGCAGTGTTGGTGCATTTATGATGGGCCCTAACGGTGATGTTCACAACGGGTGCTCTAAGCATTGA
- a CDS encoding putative cysteine synthase, with protein MSWKDWSYGALAASALFTVYSLWQSRPKNELLRPKTRGVASLIGNTPMVEIESLSRLTGCKIYAKLELMNPAGSSKDRVALAIIKESERLGRLKPHNGDIIFEGTSGSTGISFTVLANALGYTAHICLPDDTSPEKLQLLKSLGAELEPVKPAPIVDPNQYTNAARNGAAMVNEESSGRNAIFADQFENDFNWRIHYNTTGPEIWQQTEGDLDVFITGSGTGGTISGVSKYLKEKSPSVKVILADPQGSGLANRVNYGVMYDTVEKEGKRRHQVDTMVEGVGLNRLTWNFKQGEHNIDSAIRVTDDQAVKMAKFLCVNDGFFWGSSAAVNCVAAVKTAMELGPGHNIVVIACDSGARHLSKFWKVAAEVPSTVTLEDILNT; from the coding sequence ATGCTGTGGAAAGACTGGCTGTATGGAGCTTTGGCAGCAAGTGCTCTCTTCACGGTCTACTCGCTATGGCAAAGTCGGCCAAAGAATGAGCTTCTAAGACCTAAAACTCGCGGCGTTGCTCTGCTCATCGGCAACACGCCGATGGTGGAGATTGAGTCGCTTCTGCGTCTAAccggttgcaaaatctaCGCCAAACTCGAGCTCATGAATCCGGCAGGGCTGCTGAAGGATCGTGTGGCGCTTGcaatcatcaaggaaagtGAACGCCTTGGCCGTTTGAAGCCCCACAACGGCGATATCATCTTCGAGGGAACCTCTGGATCTACAGGTATTTCCTTCACAGTGTTGGCCAATGCTTTGGGATATACTGCCCACATTTGTCTTCCTGACGATACCTCGCCTGAGAAATTacaattgttgaagtcgttgGGCGCTGAGTTGGAGCCTGTGAAACCAGCGCCCATTGTGGATCCAAACCAGTATACGAATGCTGCTCGCAATGGTGCTGCAATGGTCAATGAGGAGTCAAGCGGTAGAAATGCCATTTTCGCTGATCAGTTCGAGAACGATTTCAACTGGAGGATACATTACAATACTACAGGGCCTGAGATTTGGCAGCAAACTGAAGGTGACCTAGATGTGTTCATTACAGGATCTGGCACCGGCGGCACGATCCTGGGTGTgtccaagtacttgaaggaaaagcTGCCACTGGTCAAGGTGATTCTTGCCGATCCTCAAGGATCTGGTCTTGCTAATAGAGTCAACTATGGTGTCATGTACGACACAGTTGAGAAGGAGGGCAAAAGAAGGCATCAGGTAGATACGATGgttgaaggtgttggtTTGAATAGGCTCACATGGAACTTCAAGCAAGGAGAGCATAACATTGATAGTGCCATAAGAGTCACTGACGACCAGGCGGTGAAAATGGCCAAGTTCTTGTGTGTGAACGATGGTTTTTTCTGGGGCCTGTCTGCTGCAGTCAATTGTGTTGCTGCGGTTAAGACAGCCATGGAGCTAGGCCCTGGCCATAACATTGTCGTCATTGCTTGTGACCTGGGTGCCAGGCATTTGCTGAAATTCTGGAAGGTCGCTGCAGAAGTGCCATCCACAGTTACGCTCGAAGATATCCTCAACACTTGA
- the NBN1 gene encoding histone acetyltransferase — translation MDTTAVLDKYTQDLSNLPLEVKHLFDEIKTKDLQLAEARRRYQSKDSQLHKFIRTNGTLAKHPKEVQLNQKIEEELKQMQSIQKEKILLANTALFLVSKHMFNFEVDIQKLERDDLLAPVDEDALEESVDETASATPRDTPDPVRKKRSYSVMRRYKRLKSEDYDDGRSEESTPEVSSRAAHAGPRAPSGAAGEDADNNLYCFCQRVSFGEMIGCDNDDCKYEWFHWSCVGITSPPKDDDIWYCPDCAPKMEKRKKRKK, via the coding sequence ATGGACACTACAGCGGTGTTGGACAAGTACACGCAGGATCTCCTGAATCTACCGCTTGAAGTGAAACATCtatttgatgaaatcaagaCAAAGGACCTCCAGCTCGCTGAAGCCAGGCGGCGTTACCAAAGCAAAGACTCCCAGCTCCACAAGTTCATACGCACAAATGGCACCCTCGCCAAGCACCCAAAGGAGGTGCAATTAAATCAGaaaatcgaagaagagttgAAACAGATGCAGAGTATacaaaaggagaagattttACTTGCGAACACGGCCCTTTTCCTAGTGTCAAAACACATGTTCAACTTTGAGGTGGATATCCAAAAGCTCGAACGCGATGACCTTCTAGCTCCTgtggatgaagatgctttAGAAGAGTCGGTTGATGAGACTGCATCAGCAACGCCGCGAGACACCCCAGATCCAGttagaaagaagagatcatACTCTGTGATGAGGAGATATAAGAGACTTAAGTCGGAGGACTATGATGATGGAAGACTGGAGGAAAGCACGCCAGAGGTTTCCTCCAGAGCGGCGCATGCTGGTCCGAGAGCTCCTTCAGGCGCAGCAGGCGAAGACGCCGATAACAACTTGTATTGTTTCTGTCAACGCGTTTCCTTTGGTGAGATGATCGGATGCGACAATGACGACTGCAAGTACGAGTGGTTCCACTGGTCGTGTGTGGGCATAACCAGTCCGCCTAAAGATGACGACATCTGGTATTGCCCTGACTGTGCCCCcaagatggagaagaggaagaagagaaagaagtgA
- the CTF1 gene encoding Ctf1p yields MSAAEPIHNISQVSVPPSLTSNYKTRPSMHKKDMLNSKAKAALTFVGHSSIGAVTSRLGQNHVQLTEDLFETSENYSADSVELEILKMRGAFLLPPKQLALDIIESYFEHIHPLMPVINRTEFMRKFNDPNDSPSLMLLQAVLLCGSRVSDNPLLFDSKGSSNLASLTFFRRAKSLYETNYESDPVSIVQTVILIETPSTGPALVLAWLKVLAFIVTSLHLRLTENDKKIWRRIWWCLFEKDRNVAIAFGRPPAIDLTDCDVPMLTMEDFNEDDHETGIKSPYPVNELQALYFIHLVKLAEITGIIIKHQYTVKAESMKRVNKFSVIQHCDMLMGIWFTNLPPQLSFSLTESSKQNFYACLLNAQYYNRLYLIHRANLLRMARSSSTNPNNYRYPSWGISFQAARMISIVSKILLDKGALKYCPVMFVYILFSALVMLIYHVDSTNPVIASTASDALFISRAVLKELAKYWPIASVLIKLFDKYANDKMKRAEVIERNNQIVDHQERQKTRHSDTGATTRPERVQHEREYQTGGPASPANSATSGVSPRGSSYNYGSMPQTSQPQPKHPQPDLEQLTPVAKTRNDEGAATDEEPTMDDAVQTDGLEAAQSMTPLTNAQNNSGPFASATTAGAPNDLFTNFMDSSFINMNLQATAEEDNYLNDDFGSLLNFQSM; encoded by the exons ATGCTGGCTGCCGAACCCATCCACAATATTTCCCAGGTGAGTGTGCCGCCTTCGTTGACGTCGAACTATAAGACCAGACCTTCCATGCACAAGAAAGATATGCTTAATTCTAAAGCCAAGGCTGCCCTTACGTTTGTTGGCCATTCGAGTATTGGTGCTGTCACTCTGAGACTCGGGCAGAATCACGTCCAGCTCACCGAAGACTTGTTTGAAACAAGTGAGAACTACTCTGCGGACTCTGTGGAGCTTGaaatcttgaaaatgagAGGCGCATTTCTCTTGCCTCCTAAACAGTTGGCTCTAGACATCATAGAATCGTATTTTGAGCACATCCATCCGCTAATGCCCGTGATCAACAGAACTGAGTTCATGAGAAAGTTCAACGATCCCAACGACAGCCCGTCTCTCATGCTTCTACAAGCGGTGCTTTTATGCGGGTCGAGAGTGCTGGACAatcctcttcttttcgatAGCAAGGGCCTGAGCAATTTGGCGTCCTTGACCTTCTTCCGCAGAGCAAAGTCATTGTATGAAACAAATTACGAAAGTGATCCTGTTCTGATTGTGCAGACAGTTATTCTTATCG AAACTCCTTCTACTGGACCCGCGTTGGTGTTGGCTTGGCTCAAGGTTTTGGCTTTCATCGTGACGTCTCTTCATCTCCGTCTCACAGAAAATGATAAAAAGATCTGGCGCCGTATCTGGTGGTgtctttttgagaaagaCCGTAACGTGGCCATCGCCTTTGGCAGACCTCCTGCCATTGATTTGACCGATTGTGATGTGCCCATGCTCACCATGGAAGATTTCAATGAGGACGACCATGAGACGGGCATCAAATCTCCATACCCCGTTAACGAACTTCAAGCCTTGTATTTCATACATTTGGTCAAGTTGGCCGAGATCACTggtatcatcatcaagcacCAGTACACAGTCAAAGCAGAGCTGATGAAACGAGTGAACAAGTTCAGTGTCATTCAACACTGTGACATGCTAATGGGTATTTGGTTCACAAACTTGCCTCCTCAACTACTGTTTTCTCTCACTGaatcatcaaaacaaaacTTTTACGCGTGTCTATTGAACGCACAGTACTATAACAGACTTTATTTGATTCACAGAGcaaacttgttgagaaTGGCTCGCTCTTCGTCAACCAATCCGAACAACTATAGGTATCCATCCTGGGGTATATCTTTCCAGGCTGCTCGCATGATTTCTATTGTCTCGAAGATCTTGCTTGACAAGGGGGCCTTGAAATACTGTCCTGTTATGTTCGTGTACATCCTTTTCAGTgcattggtgatgttgaTTTACCACGTGGACTCGACAAACCCAGTGATTGCTTCGACCGCCTCCGATGCATTGTTTATTTCTCGTGCTGTCTTGAAGGAGCTCGCAAAGTACTGGCCGATTGCCAGTGTGCTTATAAAGTTGTTTGACAAGTATGCAAATgacaagatgaagagagcAGAGGTCATTGAGAGAAACAATCAGATCGTTGATCATCAGGAACGCCAGAAGACAAGACACTCTGATACTGGTGCTACGACACGCCCGGAGCGTGTTCAACACGAGAGAGAATATCAGACGGGTGGCCCAGCCTCTCCGGCAAATCTGGCCACCTCAGGTGTTTCTCCAAGAGGAAGTTCATATAACTATGGCTCGATGCCTCAGACTCTGCAACCACAGCCAAAACATCCCCAACCAGACCTCGAGCAGTTG ACGCCTGTTGCAAAGACAAGGAATGATGAAGGAGCAGCGACAGATGAAGAACCTACCATGGATGATGCCGTTCAAACTGATGGTCTCGAGGCAGCTCAGCTGATGACACCTCTCACGAACGCCCAAAATAATTCAGGGCCCTTTGCTTCAGCCACTACTGCCGGTGCACCTAACGATCTTTTCACCAACTTTATGGACAGCTCGTTCATCAACATGAACTTGCAAGCAACTGCAGAGGAAGATAACTACTTGAATGACGATTTTGGATCGTTACTCAACTTTCAGTCCATGTAA